A stretch of Schistocerca nitens isolate TAMUIC-IGC-003100 chromosome 6, iqSchNite1.1, whole genome shotgun sequence DNA encodes these proteins:
- the LOC126262850 gene encoding 60S ribosomal protein L13 yields MAPKRNNMIPNGHFHKDWQRFVKTWFNQPARKIRRRQNRIKKAKAIAPRPAAGPLRPVVRCPTFRYHTKLRAGRGFTLEEIKGAGLNANFARSIGIAVDHRRRNKSVESLQQNVQRLKEYRSKLILFPVHENKRLRKGEATEEERKVASQLKTTVMPIKQPSVKPKARTITEEDKKFSAFTALRKARADARLVGIRAKRLKDAAENPDDVSKAGKEAKKKKK; encoded by the exons ATGGCGCCCAAAAGGAATAATATGATCCCTAATGGGCATTTTCATAAGGATTGGCAGCGATTTGTGAAAACTTGGTTCAACCAACCAGCAAGAAAAATTAGGCGAAGACAAAACAGAATTAAGAAGGCAAAGGCTATTGCTCCAAGGCCAGCAGCCGGTCCTTTGAGACCCGTTGTGCGATGTCCAACGTTTAGGTATCATACTAAATTACGTGCAGGTCGTGGTTTCACACTGGAAGAAATAAAG GGTGCTGGACTCAATGCAAATTTTGCAAGATCGATTGGGATTGCTGTTGATCATCGTCGTAGGAACAAGTCAGTGGAATCCCTGCAGCAGAATGTTCAACGTCTGAAGGAGTACCGATCTAAACTCATACTATTCCCTGTTCATGAAAATAAGCGACTAAGGAAGGGTGAAGCCACG GAGGAGGAGAGGAAGGTGGCTAGCCAACTGAAAACAACAGTGATGCCAATAAAGCAGCCATCTGTGAAACCTAAAGCAAGGACTATTACCGAAGAGGATAAGAAGTTCTCTGCCTTTACTGCTCTGCGCAAG GCACGTGCTGATGCTCGTTTGGTGGGTATAAGAGCTAAACGGCTGAAGGATGCTGCTGAGAACCCAGATGATGTAAGCAAGGCAGGCAAGgaagcaaagaagaagaagaagtga